Proteins encoded by one window of Canis aureus isolate CA01 chromosome 13, VMU_Caureus_v.1.0, whole genome shotgun sequence:
- the LOC144282167 gene encoding ribonuclease 4 isoform X1 translates to MAPPRTRALLLLLLLTLLGLGLVQPADGQDRMYQRFLRQHVDPEGKGGNDTYCNVMMQRRKMTTRQCKRFNTFVHEDIWNIRSICSTTNIQCKNGKMNCHEGVVKVTDCRETGSSRAPNCRYRASASTRHVVIACEGDPELPVHFDR, encoded by the coding sequence ATGGCCCCGCCGAGGACCCGCGCTCTGCTCTTGCTCTTGCTGCTAAccctgctggggctggggctggtgcAGCCCGCCGACGGCCAGGACCGCATGTATCAGCGATTCCTGCGGCAGCACGTGGACCCTGAGGGGAAGGGTGGCAACGACACCTACTGCAACGTCATGATGCAAAGGCGGAAGATGACCACGCGCCAGTGCAAGCGCTTCAACACCTTCGTCCATGAAGACATCTGGAACATTCGTAGTATCTGTAGCACCACCAACATCCAGTGTAAGAATGGCAAGATGAACTGCCATGAGGGTGTAGTGAAGGTCACGGACTGCAGGGAGACGGGCAGCTCCCGGGCCCCCAACTGCAGGTATCGGGCGTCGGCGAGCACTCGGCACGTGGTCATTGCCTGCGAGGGGGACCCGGAGCTCCCTGTGCACTTTGACAGATAG